A window of the Rhodoferax sp. GW822-FHT02A01 genome harbors these coding sequences:
- a CDS encoding chalcone isomerase family protein: protein MMHTLLTPPLRILALVLACNATCTSAMADTDPDTAILNETAQVAGKHLRLNGAGISFHLFFKVYAMGLYLLDHRSTVEDVLASNGPRRLFIALLRDVSGGDFEERVLRSISGEGNTTPAEIAARMLQLAKTISAQPQGLRKGDTLTLDWVPGTGTVIELNRRRLTDPVPDIAFYNALLNIWLGDKPTDPALKAKLLGGPVPMRTVMN from the coding sequence ATGATGCACACCCTGCTCACCCCACCTTTGCGCATCCTGGCCCTTGTGTTGGCATGCAATGCCACTTGCACATCCGCCATGGCCGATACCGACCCGGATACTGCCATACTGAACGAAACGGCACAGGTTGCCGGAAAGCACCTTCGGCTCAACGGAGCGGGTATCAGCTTCCACCTGTTTTTCAAGGTCTATGCCATGGGCCTGTATCTGCTGGATCACCGAAGTACCGTGGAAGACGTGCTGGCTTCCAACGGCCCACGGCGTCTGTTCATCGCATTGTTGCGCGATGTCAGCGGCGGCGATTTTGAAGAGAGAGTCCTACGCTCCATATCCGGCGAAGGCAACACCACGCCCGCAGAAATTGCAGCACGCATGCTGCAACTAGCCAAGACCATCAGCGCCCAGCCCCAGGGTTTGCGCAAGGGCGACACGCTGACGCTGGACTGGGTCCCTGGAACCGGCACAGTCATTGAGCTGAACAGGAGGCGATTGACGGACCCCGTACCCGATATTGCGTTCTACAACGCCCTGCTCAATATATGGTTGGGCGACAAACCGACCGACCCCGCCCTCAAGGCCAAGCTGCTGGGTGGCCCAGTGCCCATGCGCACGGTCATGAACTGA